One Desulforhopalus sp. DNA segment encodes these proteins:
- a CDS encoding Arc family DNA-binding protein: MPSITVRNVPDEVHRALRVRAAQHGRSAEAEIREILENAVQPEGRVKLGSLLAGIGRKINMSDDEFSIFEQSRDKSPAKPVDFE, translated from the coding sequence ATGCCATCAATCACAGTCAGAAACGTACCGGATGAGGTTCATCGCGCGTTGCGGGTTAGGGCCGCACAGCATGGCCGAAGCGCCGAAGCTGAAATTCGTGAGATACTGGAAAATGCCGTTCAGCCAGAAGGAAGGGTAAAACTTGGTTCTTTACTTGCCGGCATTGGTCGCAAAATCAATATGAGCGATGATGAATTTTCGATCTTTGAGCAGAGCCGAGATAAATCTCCAGCCAAACCGGTGGATTTTGAATGA
- a CDS encoding type II toxin-antitoxin system VapC family toxin, with the protein MILLDTNVISEPLRRAPDARVIKWIDAQSLETLYLSAITVAELRFGVASLPVGKRQYELQTSLENQILPLFAGRVCSFDMGCTTAYAELMAKARSAGLAIAAADGYIASIAATNRFSVATRDVQPFQAAGVNVINPWDD; encoded by the coding sequence ATGATACTGTTAGATACAAATGTAATCTCGGAACCGTTGCGTCGTGCTCCTGACGCCCGTGTTATTAAATGGATTGATGCGCAATCACTGGAAACGCTCTATTTATCTGCGATAACCGTGGCAGAACTGCGTTTTGGAGTTGCTAGCCTTCCAGTTGGAAAGCGACAATATGAACTGCAAACCAGCCTGGAAAATCAAATTTTGCCGCTGTTTGCCGGACGTGTATGTTCGTTTGATATGGGCTGCACGACCGCTTATGCTGAGCTTATGGCAAAAGCCAGATCTGCCGGTTTAGCAATAGCTGCAGCAGATGGATACATTGCGTCTATTGCGGCGACTAATCGATTTAGTGTCGCGACACGAGATGTCCAACCATTCCAAGCCGCAGGTGTCAACGTTATCAATCCTTGGGATGATTAG
- a CDS encoding IS110 family transposase: MTTLYYIGLDIHKKVIAYCIKAIDGRLVGEGMIAANRKAVDEWVHSLPGPWVGAMEATIFTGWIYDHLAQHAVELKVAHPEMLKAITAAKKKNDRADAARIADLLRVNLLPECYMLPQEIRELRRILRYRNHIVRTSVKMQNKMAGLLLEVGAEYNKTRLKGKRYFTRLLETVEDIPQSVKQLLQLSRTGFEMFHAIQKQLVKALRTNSLIQDRVGKLMTIQGVGEVTALTWVLEIGEPARFDSIRQAISYCGLCSAQRESAGKEQRGPISKKRNKHLQTMLIEAAKIAPHWNPQLAAIHERELQRGNRNRATLAVARKLVAYMLAVDKAVSDFITREVQKAA, encoded by the coding sequence ATGACGACACTTTACTACATCGGGTTGGACATTCACAAGAAAGTCATTGCATACTGCATTAAAGCGATAGACGGTCGTCTCGTTGGAGAAGGGATGATTGCGGCAAACAGGAAGGCTGTAGACGAATGGGTCCATAGCTTGCCAGGGCCATGGGTTGGAGCTATGGAGGCAACTATCTTCACTGGTTGGATCTATGACCACCTGGCGCAGCATGCCGTAGAGTTGAAAGTTGCACATCCCGAGATGCTCAAGGCAATCACCGCTGCCAAGAAGAAGAACGACCGCGCCGATGCTGCGAGAATCGCTGATCTCCTGCGGGTAAACCTCCTGCCGGAATGCTACATGCTGCCACAAGAGATCCGCGAGTTACGGCGGATCCTGCGGTACCGCAATCACATTGTGCGAACTTCGGTAAAGATGCAGAACAAAATGGCCGGGCTCTTACTGGAAGTAGGGGCTGAATACAACAAGACTCGCTTGAAGGGAAAAAGATATTTCACCAGACTGCTGGAGACGGTCGAGGACATTCCACAATCGGTGAAACAACTTTTGCAATTGAGTCGTACCGGTTTCGAGATGTTTCATGCAATCCAAAAGCAGCTGGTGAAGGCATTGCGCACAAACAGTCTGATACAGGACCGAGTTGGAAAGCTCATGACGATCCAGGGAGTAGGCGAAGTAACCGCATTGACCTGGGTACTGGAAATAGGCGAACCGGCAAGATTTGATTCAATTCGGCAAGCCATCAGCTACTGCGGCCTGTGCAGCGCACAACGGGAATCGGCCGGCAAGGAGCAAAGGGGTCCGATTTCCAAGAAACGCAACAAACATTTGCAAACTATGCTCATTGAAGCGGCGAAGATAGCTCCGCATTGGAATCCGCAACTGGCTGCCATTCATGAACGGGAGCTACAAAGAGGCAACAGAAACAGGGCAACCCTTGCTGTTGCAAGAAAGCTGGTTGCGTACATGTTGGCGGTAGACAAAGCTGTAAGTGATTTTATCACCCGGGAGGTACAGAAGGCGGCCTGA
- a CDS encoding transposase, which produces MCTGKQRFTGKMKQKIDSAKGRAIYGMRLAVGEPPFAHIRSALGLDSFTLRGKAKVNTQWNLFCIVHNLIKIFRYGVGFA; this is translated from the coding sequence ATGTGTACAGGCAAACAACGCTTCACCGGGAAGATGAAACAAAAGATCGACTCAGCCAAAGGCAGAGCCATCTATGGCATGCGCCTGGCGGTGGGCGAGCCACCCTTCGCCCATATCCGTTCGGCGCTAGGCCTTGATAGTTTTACTTTACGAGGGAAGGCAAAGGTCAACACCCAATGGAATCTTTTCTGCATTGTCCATAATCTCATAAAAATATTCAGGTATGGGGTGGGATTTGCATAA
- a CDS encoding DUF6516 family protein — MTTHSVVVKFSNMKAQLLLNQRQPISENAFVEMVVWRLPSPISGSIHEFKYRLALVINGSCELRYDNEAGKGDHKHIGEREIPYIFTTPQALLNDFWNDVDNWRF, encoded by the coding sequence TTGACAACACATTCTGTTGTTGTTAAATTCTCCAACATGAAGGCGCAACTATTACTCAACCAACGTCAGCCGATTTCCGAAAACGCCTTTGTTGAAATGGTAGTATGGCGCTTGCCATCACCAATTTCTGGGAGTATTCACGAATTCAAGTATCGACTCGCTCTTGTTATAAACGGCTCTTGCGAGCTTCGCTACGATAACGAAGCGGGTAAAGGCGACCACAAACACATAGGTGAACGCGAAATTCCCTACATTTTTACTACGCCTCAAGCATTGTTGAATGATTTCTGGAATGACGTCGATAATTGGAGGTTCTAA
- a CDS encoding transcriptional regulator, with the protein MHTVTLEISSREKINKRFLQAFEGEPQGEFISFDSPALLFKTLSGKRWELLKIMTGAGPITIREAARRIGRDVKAVHSDVHTLLNTGLLQKTDDGRIVFPFDAVHVDFMLKAA; encoded by the coding sequence ATGCATACCGTAACTTTGGAAATCTCTTCTCGAGAGAAAATCAACAAACGATTTTTGCAGGCATTTGAGGGTGAACCTCAAGGGGAGTTTATTAGCTTCGACTCCCCCGCCCTTCTTTTCAAAACGCTTTCTGGCAAGCGCTGGGAGTTATTGAAAATCATGACTGGTGCTGGACCGATAACAATTCGTGAGGCAGCACGCCGAATAGGGCGAGATGTAAAAGCCGTGCATAGCGACGTGCATACTCTTTTGAATACAGGCTTATTACAAAAAACTGACGATGGCCGTATCGTCTTTCCTTTTGACGCTGTACATGTAGATTTCATGCTGAAAGCAGCCTGA